The following are encoded in a window of Geobacter metallireducens GS-15 genomic DNA:
- a CDS encoding transcriptional regulator, whose translation MKQIPRKPAVPRPAQETARHAVMELIRDHPLSAREISSQAHLAEKEVYSHLEHIRLSIHASGGYLEVTPAECRACGFVFAKRDRLTSPGKCPVCRDEFIFEPLFAIRQRQGHGQE comes from the coding sequence ATGAAACAGATACCGCGGAAACCAGCCGTACCGCGCCCTGCCCAGGAAACGGCCCGCCACGCCGTCATGGAGCTGATTCGCGATCACCCCCTCTCCGCCAGAGAGATTTCGAGCCAGGCACATTTGGCGGAAAAGGAGGTCTATAGCCACCTGGAGCATATCCGTCTCAGCATCCACGCCAGTGGAGGATACCTGGAGGTCACCCCTGCCGAATGCCGCGCCTGCGGCTTCGTATTCGCCAAACGCGACCGCCTCACCTCCCCCGGCAAATGCCCCGTCTGCCGCGACGAGTTCATCTTCGAACCGCTCTTCGCCATCCGCCAGCGACAGGGGCACGGCCAGGAGTGA
- a CDS encoding DUF4382 domain-containing protein, which yields MMVQMRSALKTMVFFAVATLALVQFQGCSGGGGGGGTASTGTLKVALTDKLSDDFAEVRIKIKAVKIVPVEYDQNASDDDPLLITIPLAEPSPSFNVLDLAYVQELLGTVTLPVGTYSQVRLILEPNVNGQNPVNYVTLKSDPNTKIPLKTPSAQQSGLKVLGRFVVEPGVINAIAIDFDPNTAIVERGNTPQNEKYILKPTGIRIIQMEDVIPAYGSISGTVVSPFADWSSATVSVKRRGAINDVNPIAAGTIFSNYTSGTWQAPFAVFVPPSTATVAYKAFVAANGFQLYSSAAVSVASKATTDLGAIHLTPTP from the coding sequence ATGATGGTACAGATGAGATCCGCTCTGAAAACAATGGTGTTCTTTGCTGTCGCGACGCTGGCTCTGGTCCAGTTCCAGGGGTGCAGTGGCGGGGGAGGCGGAGGAGGGACAGCCTCAACCGGTACACTGAAGGTTGCCTTGACCGACAAACTGAGTGACGATTTTGCTGAAGTGAGGATAAAAATCAAAGCTGTCAAAATCGTACCGGTCGAATATGACCAGAATGCATCCGACGACGACCCCCTGCTAATCACCATTCCGCTTGCTGAACCATCCCCCAGCTTCAACGTTCTCGACCTTGCCTATGTCCAGGAACTGCTCGGCACGGTAACCCTTCCCGTGGGAACCTACAGCCAGGTCCGCCTGATCCTTGAACCAAACGTCAATGGGCAGAACCCGGTCAATTACGTTACCCTCAAATCCGACCCGAACACAAAGATTCCCCTCAAGACGCCCAGCGCACAACAATCGGGACTCAAGGTGCTTGGCAGGTTTGTGGTTGAACCGGGGGTGATCAACGCCATCGCCATCGACTTCGATCCCAACACCGCCATTGTTGAACGCGGCAACACCCCGCAAAACGAAAAATATATCCTGAAACCTACGGGAATACGGATAATCCAGATGGAGGATGTGATTCCAGCCTATGGGTCAATTTCCGGCACGGTCGTTTCCCCGTTCGCAGACTGGTCGAGCGCCACGGTGTCGGTGAAACGCCGCGGCGCCATCAACGACGTGAATCCCATCGCCGCCGGCACGATCTTCAGCAACTACACGAGCGGCACGTGGCAGGCCCCCTTTGCGGTATTTGTTCCGCCCAGCACCGCGACAGTCGCCTACAAGGCATTCGTCGCCGCCAACGGTTTCCAGCTCTATTCGTCCGCCGCCGTTTCCGTCGCATCCAAGGCAACCACCGACCTCGGCGCCATTCATCTGACCCCGACACCCTGA
- a CDS encoding dolichyl-phosphate beta-glucosyltransferase, giving the protein MKTPFLSFIIPAYNEEQRLPSYLERVIGFFAGQSYSFEIVVVDDGSSDGTAALVKALMAQHSCLRLEALDRNRGKGFAVKTGMSAAKGQLRVFADADGATPVEEIRRLLDAREQGADIAIGSRAMRSDECIVQGRVHRKIMGTVFNGLIRALAVRGIHDSQCGFKLFTASAAEDIFPRQRITGFGFDVELLFLARRLGYVVVEVPVNWSDVEGTKVRLVRDSFRMLGEVLRIRFTNLTGGYGDIPGKT; this is encoded by the coding sequence GTGAAAACTCCATTCCTGTCATTCATCATACCTGCCTACAACGAAGAGCAACGCCTCCCATCCTACCTGGAACGGGTAATCGGGTTTTTCGCGGGGCAGTCCTATTCATTCGAGATAGTTGTCGTGGATGACGGCAGCTCCGACGGGACGGCGGCGCTGGTGAAAGCGCTCATGGCGCAGCATTCCTGCCTGCGGCTGGAAGCGCTCGACCGGAACAGGGGGAAGGGGTTTGCGGTAAAAACCGGGATGAGCGCCGCGAAGGGCCAACTCCGCGTTTTTGCCGATGCCGATGGGGCAACGCCCGTCGAAGAGATCCGACGGCTGCTCGATGCCCGTGAGCAAGGGGCCGACATTGCCATCGGCTCACGGGCCATGAGGTCCGACGAGTGCATCGTACAGGGAAGGGTACACCGCAAAATCATGGGAACGGTTTTCAACGGGCTCATACGAGCCCTTGCAGTACGGGGCATTCACGATTCCCAGTGCGGCTTCAAGCTCTTCACGGCCTCTGCCGCCGAAGACATTTTCCCGCGGCAAAGGATTACCGGTTTCGGGTTTGACGTGGAACTCCTCTTCTTGGCCCGGCGTTTGGGGTATGTGGTCGTTGAGGTGCCGGTAAACTGGTCTGATGTGGAGGGGACAAAGGTTCGCCTGGTACGGGATTCCTTCCGGATGCTCGGCGAAGTGCTGCGGATACGGTTCACCAACCTTACCGGAGGCTATGGAGACATCCCCGGCAAAACATAA
- a CDS encoding ArnT family glycosyltransferase → MTGDKRTFQLPGIGRIKSVDAALVLLLIALAAAYSVYGLRQYDVVSADGAGYASSGKAFFKTGDPRCFGTLFPPLYPFLVGLFNLALDNLETSARMVSVFFNALTLIPLYGLALDLWGRRAALCASILFITLPFLHGMSGIDITEPTYTFFALAAAWAFRRCLAARGKGTAFAAGALLGIAYLARPEGFIVAAAFAGILLLLLFLPPRKGWMGQALLLAVFWCGFLVPAAPYMNYLHNVTGAWQLSGKTGLNSSIIREYRGETPPDQHMRLNEQGQEVGGGNSTLLDLMKESPDIFWGNIRDNLHALPRELAGTFPWFLFVLSCIGYLWLPRYEPEDGGERAAPARQGLMDRLLLASVCSPLALYVVYFVQPRGFYAYVPVFLMATGGGLARIDSWVRRITPLETGIVLPIVAVLGLWYVYSGIPAPKPPYHYTQDGARYDDKQVGLRLRSIIPPGATIITRSGRIGFYSQRAYLMPPQGSLAEIIAFADKNHADYLIATIQLLSMRPQLEILYQPLFGTGGNAPPLPGIEAVYIGQEPGGLPYIVYRFVRQ, encoded by the coding sequence ATGACAGGGGATAAGCGGACTTTCCAGCTGCCGGGCATAGGCAGGATAAAATCGGTCGACGCGGCACTTGTACTGCTGCTGATTGCACTTGCCGCTGCGTACAGCGTTTACGGCTTGCGGCAGTACGATGTCGTATCGGCCGACGGCGCCGGTTATGCCAGCTCGGGGAAAGCCTTTTTCAAAACCGGTGATCCCCGCTGTTTCGGGACGCTATTCCCGCCGCTGTATCCGTTTCTCGTGGGCCTGTTCAATCTGGCACTCGACAATCTCGAAACCTCGGCCAGGATGGTTTCCGTCTTTTTCAACGCCCTTACCCTGATCCCCCTCTATGGCCTCGCCCTGGACCTCTGGGGGAGGCGCGCCGCCCTGTGCGCGTCCATCCTGTTCATCACCCTCCCCTTTCTGCACGGCATGTCCGGCATCGACATCACTGAACCCACGTACACCTTCTTTGCCCTTGCCGCGGCGTGGGCATTCAGAAGATGCCTTGCCGCCCGCGGCAAAGGCACAGCTTTCGCCGCCGGAGCGCTCCTCGGAATCGCCTACCTGGCGCGCCCCGAAGGATTCATTGTCGCCGCGGCATTTGCCGGCATCCTGCTCCTACTGCTTTTTCTTCCCCCCCGGAAAGGGTGGATGGGGCAGGCCCTGCTTCTGGCGGTTTTCTGGTGCGGATTCCTGGTGCCGGCCGCACCGTACATGAATTACCTCCACAACGTGACCGGTGCCTGGCAGTTGAGCGGCAAGACGGGCCTGAACTCCAGCATTATTCGCGAATACCGGGGCGAAACCCCTCCCGACCAGCACATGCGACTCAACGAGCAGGGGCAGGAGGTAGGGGGAGGCAATTCGACGCTGCTTGACCTGATGAAGGAATCCCCGGATATTTTCTGGGGCAATATCCGCGATAATCTCCACGCCCTCCCCCGGGAACTTGCCGGCACCTTTCCGTGGTTCCTGTTTGTGCTGTCATGCATCGGGTACCTGTGGCTCCCCCGCTATGAACCGGAGGATGGGGGAGAGCGCGCGGCACCCGCCCGCCAGGGGCTCATGGACCGCCTGCTCCTGGCTTCCGTCTGCTCGCCCCTGGCCCTGTATGTGGTGTATTTTGTGCAGCCCCGGGGATTTTACGCCTATGTGCCGGTCTTCCTCATGGCAACGGGGGGCGGCCTCGCCCGGATCGATTCATGGGTCCGCCGGATTACCCCCCTGGAAACGGGAATCGTCCTCCCCATCGTTGCGGTTCTCGGGCTTTGGTACGTCTACAGCGGCATCCCCGCGCCAAAGCCCCCCTACCACTACACCCAGGACGGCGCCCGGTATGACGACAAGCAGGTCGGGCTCCGGCTAAGAAGCATCATTCCCCCGGGGGCGACAATCATAACCCGTTCCGGCAGGATCGGTTTCTACTCCCAGCGCGCCTACCTGATGCCTCCCCAGGGAAGCCTCGCTGAAATAATCGCCTTTGCCGACAAGAATCATGCGGACTACCTCATTGCGACAATCCAGCTCCTCTCCATGCGCCCCCAGCTGGAGATACTCTATCAGCCCCTTTTCGGGACGGGCGGCAATGCCCCGCCTCTTCCCGGCATTGAAGCGGTCTACATCGGCCAGGAGCCGGGCGGACTCCCCTATATTGTCTACCGGTTTGTCCGGCAGTGA
- a CDS encoding DUF4350 domain-containing protein has product MFASVKRAVLSVGAAVCMIFSSAIVSWGAGPLVVVDQGHGQRFLVEQKGELHLSGLAATLGEEGLQVTTGRERLTDESLAKAAALVISGPFEPLASEEVDAVIRFLERGGRVALMLHIGHPLAGLIHRVGGDFSNSVLHERQNVIDDNDITFRVRDLATHPLFSGLEQFSLYGGWALNGLTSLARTSAEAWVDLDGNRKLSAGDAADRFTVVAEGSIGSGRILIFGDDAIFQNRYLDENNTRLARNLAHWLAGR; this is encoded by the coding sequence ATGTTCGCATCAGTGAAAAGAGCGGTCCTGTCGGTCGGTGCCGCAGTTTGCATGATTTTTTCTTCGGCGATTGTCTCCTGGGGGGCCGGGCCGCTGGTGGTGGTTGACCAGGGGCACGGCCAGCGTTTTCTCGTTGAGCAGAAAGGTGAATTGCACCTTTCTGGCCTGGCGGCTACCCTTGGGGAGGAGGGGCTGCAGGTAACCACCGGTCGGGAGCGTCTCACCGACGAATCACTTGCCAAGGCGGCGGCGTTGGTGATCTCCGGTCCCTTTGAGCCCCTGGCGTCGGAGGAGGTGGATGCGGTGATCCGCTTCCTGGAGCGCGGGGGACGGGTTGCCCTCATGCTCCACATCGGGCACCCCCTTGCCGGGCTCATCCACCGGGTGGGGGGTGACTTCTCCAACAGCGTCCTCCACGAGCGCCAGAACGTCATTGACGATAACGACATCACCTTCCGGGTGCGGGACCTGGCGACCCATCCCCTCTTCAGCGGGCTGGAGCAGTTCAGCCTCTATGGCGGCTGGGCCTTGAACGGCCTGACCTCCCTTGCCCGGACCAGCGCCGAAGCCTGGGTCGACCTGGACGGGAACCGCAAACTGTCAGCCGGTGATGCGGCGGACCGCTTCACGGTGGTTGCGGAAGGGAGCATCGGCTCCGGTCGCATCCTCATCTTTGGCGACGACGCCATCTTCCAGAACCGGTACCTGGACGAAAACAACACCCGCCTGGCCCGTAACCTGGCCCACTGGCTGGCAGGAAGGTAA